A window of the bacterium genome harbors these coding sequences:
- the rseP gene encoding RIP metalloprotease RseP, which produces MSILIAIIMLGIIIFLHELGHFLVAKLSGIRVEKFSIGYPPKIIGKKIGETEYQIGAVLFGGYVKLAGETEQSKDLEDPRAFLSKPPGTRILVLFAGPFMNFLTGFLILVFGFMIYGESKPVFEVPKIGTTVPGMPAHQCGIKPGDLILKVNGDTVKTWNELADLIHTKLDTEITLTVRRGDSVFNVICKTIARRVRTESGDTVFGMIGVIWHSKQVKPTPLKALVDAADASVRFAGIIVTFIVDLIVGRGSLHDVGGPIMIAQMAGQSAKQGFWQLMFFMAALSINLAVLNLIPLPILDGGQIVFTTFEAISRRRVSERWRAIFQQISIFILLMLMIFVTIKDVMNLF; this is translated from the coding sequence ATGTCAATACTCATAGCCATAATAATGCTCGGAATAATAATATTCCTCCACGAGCTGGGGCACTTTTTAGTCGCGAAACTTTCCGGCATCAGGGTGGAAAAGTTCTCCATAGGATACCCGCCTAAAATTATAGGCAAAAAAATCGGCGAAACGGAGTATCAGATTGGTGCAGTCCTTTTTGGCGGTTATGTGAAGCTTGCCGGCGAAACAGAACAATCAAAGGACTTGGAAGACCCGCGCGCATTCCTATCCAAACCGCCGGGAACGAGGATTCTTGTGCTCTTTGCGGGACCATTCATGAACTTTCTCACAGGTTTCCTAATCTTGGTATTCGGCTTCATGATTTATGGGGAAAGCAAGCCGGTGTTCGAGGTCCCGAAAATAGGAACCACCGTTCCGGGAATGCCGGCGCATCAATGTGGAATAAAGCCCGGCGACCTCATACTAAAAGTTAATGGGGACACGGTAAAAACATGGAATGAACTCGCAGACCTCATCCACACTAAACTCGACACCGAAATAACCCTAACAGTAAGGCGCGGAGATTCTGTGTTCAATGTGATATGCAAGACCATAGCCCGCCGCGTGAGAACCGAATCTGGCGATACGGTGTTCGGTATGATAGGGGTTATATGGCACTCGAAACAGGTGAAGCCAACTCCTCTAAAAGCATTAGTTGATGCCGCCGATGCATCCGTGAGGTTCGCCGGAATAATCGTAACATTCATCGTGGACCTCATAGTAGGACGCGGAAGTCTGCATGATGTTGGCGGGCCAATAATGATAGCCCAGATGGCTGGTCAATCAGCAAAGCAGGGATTCTGGCAGCTTATGTTTTTTATGGCTGCCCTATCCATAAACCTTGCCGTGCTAAACCTCATACCGCTCCCGATACTGGACGGCGGACAAATCGTATTCACGACATTTGAAGCCATATCAAGACGCCGCGTCAGCGAGCGATGGCGAGCTATATTTCAGCAGATTAGCATATTCATACTTTTAATGCTCATGATTTTCGTTACCATAAAGGATGTTATGAACCTTTTCTAA